A window of the Juglans microcarpa x Juglans regia isolate MS1-56 chromosome 5D, Jm3101_v1.0, whole genome shotgun sequence genome harbors these coding sequences:
- the LOC121264082 gene encoding putative cyclin-D6-1 isoform X2, which produces MEFELEDPLTSFQQHQSDTIPDLFASESDHMQSQEFLCSFKTSDFHVSFRREAISYILQRSRNMDPFIPYLAINYMNRFISKQDIPEKPWMLRLLALSCLSLAAKMKSIPFLPSDFKGEEDCCFETQAINKMELLILDALDWRMRSLTPFPFLYFFLSIFQLKDPPLRQALKLRAIEIIFQSHNEIELLKHKPSIIAASALLSASYELFPLQFPSFKASILTCKYVNEENLMKCFNGMQEMVVEVERCESTLDTVASTRTPESVLDRGCTHWECENINNMSNNTVGTENRDIKRRKLNAWCLLQDNAD; this is translated from the exons ATGGAGTTTGAGCTTGAAGACCCACTAACAAGCTTCCAACAGCATCAATCTGATACTATCCCAGATCTCTTCGCCTCTGAATCTGATCACATGCAATCGCAGGAATTCTTATGCAGTTTTAAAACCAGCGATTTCCACGTTTCTTTCCGCCGCGAAGCCATTTCTTATATCTTgcag CGTTCCCGCAACATGGACCCGTTCATACCCTATCTTGCTATCAATTACATGAATCGGTTCATTTCAAAGCAAGACATCCCG GAAAAGCCGTGGATGCTGAGACTCCTCGCATTGTCATGCCTCTCTCTCGCTGCAAAGATGAAGAGCATTCCCTTCCTGCCCTCTGATTTCAAG GGAGAGGAGGATTGCTGCTTTGAGACGCAGGCAATAAATAAGATGGAACTTCTAATACTTGACGCTCTGGATTGGCGAATGAGATCATTGACACCTTTCCCATTTCTGTACTTCTTTCTATCCATTTTCCAACTCAAAGACCCACCATTGAGACAAGCTCTCAAACTTCGAGCAATAGAGATCATCTTCCAATCCCATAATG AAATTGAGCTTTTAAAGCACAAACCCTCGATAATTGCGGCATCCGCGCTTCTTTCTGCTTCCTATGAGCTGTTCCCATTGCAATTCCCTTCTTTTAAAGCTTCGATTTTGACTTGTAAATACGTAAATGAA GAGAACTTGATGAAATGCTTCAACGGCATGCAAGAAATGGTGGTAGAAGTGGAAAGGTGCGAGTCAACGTTAGATACGGTGGCGAGCACAAGGACCCCAGAGAGCGTTTTGGACCGCGGTTGCACCCATTGGGAATGCGAGAATATCAACAACATGAGTAACAACACTGTGGGGACAGAAAATAGAGACATCAAGCGGCGGAAATTGAATGCATGGTGTCTGCTTCAAGATAACGCAGATTAA
- the LOC121264082 gene encoding putative cyclin-D6-1 isoform X1: MEFELEDPLTSFQQHQSDTIPDLFASESDHMQSQEFLCSFKTSDFHVSFRREAISYILQRSRNMDPFIPYLAINYMNRFISKQDIPQEKPWMLRLLALSCLSLAAKMKSIPFLPSDFKGEEDCCFETQAINKMELLILDALDWRMRSLTPFPFLYFFLSIFQLKDPPLRQALKLRAIEIIFQSHNEIELLKHKPSIIAASALLSASYELFPLQFPSFKASILTCKYVNEENLMKCFNGMQEMVVEVERCESTLDTVASTRTPESVLDRGCTHWECENINNMSNNTVGTENRDIKRRKLNAWCLLQDNAD, from the exons ATGGAGTTTGAGCTTGAAGACCCACTAACAAGCTTCCAACAGCATCAATCTGATACTATCCCAGATCTCTTCGCCTCTGAATCTGATCACATGCAATCGCAGGAATTCTTATGCAGTTTTAAAACCAGCGATTTCCACGTTTCTTTCCGCCGCGAAGCCATTTCTTATATCTTgcag CGTTCCCGCAACATGGACCCGTTCATACCCTATCTTGCTATCAATTACATGAATCGGTTCATTTCAAAGCAAGACATCCCG CAGGAAAAGCCGTGGATGCTGAGACTCCTCGCATTGTCATGCCTCTCTCTCGCTGCAAAGATGAAGAGCATTCCCTTCCTGCCCTCTGATTTCAAG GGAGAGGAGGATTGCTGCTTTGAGACGCAGGCAATAAATAAGATGGAACTTCTAATACTTGACGCTCTGGATTGGCGAATGAGATCATTGACACCTTTCCCATTTCTGTACTTCTTTCTATCCATTTTCCAACTCAAAGACCCACCATTGAGACAAGCTCTCAAACTTCGAGCAATAGAGATCATCTTCCAATCCCATAATG AAATTGAGCTTTTAAAGCACAAACCCTCGATAATTGCGGCATCCGCGCTTCTTTCTGCTTCCTATGAGCTGTTCCCATTGCAATTCCCTTCTTTTAAAGCTTCGATTTTGACTTGTAAATACGTAAATGAA GAGAACTTGATGAAATGCTTCAACGGCATGCAAGAAATGGTGGTAGAAGTGGAAAGGTGCGAGTCAACGTTAGATACGGTGGCGAGCACAAGGACCCCAGAGAGCGTTTTGGACCGCGGTTGCACCCATTGGGAATGCGAGAATATCAACAACATGAGTAACAACACTGTGGGGACAGAAAATAGAGACATCAAGCGGCGGAAATTGAATGCATGGTGTCTGCTTCAAGATAACGCAGATTAA
- the LOC121265783 gene encoding uncharacterized protein LOC121265783, whose product MQEEEDESKCEEVKRLKGEVGQLLEKEDIRWKQRAKRSWFQDGDRNTKYYDACASQRRRKSITQISELSGRVLKEQVGIEGAFKRHFEEVLSSSGPSVEMIEAGIQFIKPRVSSVMNVFLTKEFTKEEVKSAVFHMSPYKSSGVDRFGACFYQKFLHVVGEDVCLAVLEFLKGGSDLKLINQTP is encoded by the coding sequence ATGCAGGAGGAGGAGGACGAGAGCAAGTGTGAGGAAGTTAAGAGGTTAAAAGGGGAAGTGGGCCAGCTCCTAGAGAAAGAGGATATAAGATGGAAACAGAGGGCCAAGAGGAGTTGGTTTCAGGATGGAGATAGGAATACCAAGTACTATGATGCATGTGCAAGTCAAAGGAGGAGGAAAAGCATTACTCAGATTTCTGAATTATCTGGTAGAGTTTTGAAGGAGCAAGTAGGTATTGAGGGAGCCTTTAAGAGACACTTTGAAGAGGTCTTATCCTCGAGTGGTCCATCTGTGGAGATGATTGAAGCTGGAATACAATTTATTAAACCTAGGGTGAGCAGTGTGATGAATGTATTTTTAACTAAGGAATTCACAAAGGAAGAGGTGAAATCAGCTGTGTTTCATATGAGTCCTTATAAATCTTCAGGAGTTGATAGATTTGGAGCATGTTTTTACCAGAAATTCTTGCATGTAGTAGGAGAGGATGTGTGTTTGGCTGTGCTGGAGTTCTTGAAAGGAGGTAGTGACCTAAAACTGATTAATCAGACCCCTTAG